The window tacatctggctccctgcaggcatggagcctgtttctccttctgcctgtgtctctgcctctctctgtctctcaagagtaaacaaaatcttaaaaataaatgaataggatATTCCCCCTTTAATGTATACAAGATGTTTTTTTAGTATAGTCAGAGTTTAGCAAGCCTCATTATGATTTGTTTTGAATAAAACTCCTTTGTTTTACCAGACCCAAGGGACTTTCAGCATACCTGCACGGaatctacactttttttttttaaagattttatttatttactcaggagagacacagaaagagagagaggcataagtagagagagaagcaggcttcatgcagggagccagatgcgggactcgattccaggacaccaggatcaagacctgagccgaaggcagacgctcaaccactgagccacccaggagtccctggaatctacacttttttttttagacttgtaattttattttattttattttttaaataataaattggaaTCTACACTTTTGATAAGTCATTCTCACAGTCTCTCAATTCAACTCACTGCCTTACTCTCACAGCCTCTCAACTGACAATTCAACACGTTCAACTCCACTCATTCAACTCCCTCCGTCACTCCTCCCCTCGGTCCCTGCCTCTGGGGCTCGCTGATTGGCTGGTGCCCGGTGACGTCTTCAGATCGCGACCCGGGACCTGCGGCCCGGCTGTCATGTGGCTGGGCCGCCACCGGTGGTTCCCAGTTCTTCTGCAGGGGAGCCTCACCCTCCGTCGCCTCGGCCCTGCCAGGACTTGGGGTGGTTGTAGGGGTCAGATGGCGGAAACATTCTCGACTGGGGCCGAGGCAGCGACTGAGCTGAAGGCTCCGGCTCAACAAAACGGAGACGCTAGTGGCGACGCGAGGGGCGAGCGACCCGCCGGGAGCCGGAAGCCTGTGGGCTGGGGAGTGGAGCCGGCCCGGGAAGACGGGAAGCAGACCCCACTGAGCGAGGAACAGGCCTCGGTTGCAGCTTCGGGCCCAGGCAAGCGTAAGAAGCGACGGGACGCCACCAGGGAGCGCGTCGTGCCACCCCCGAAGAAGCGGCGGGCAGGGGTGAGCTTCGGCGATGAGCACTTTGCAGAGACCAGCTACTACTTCGAGGGCGGCCTGCGCAAAGTGCGGCCTTATTACTTTGACTTCCAGACCTACTGCAAAGGCCGCTGGGTGGGGCACAGCTTGCTGCACGTCTTCAGCACCGAATTCCGAGCCCAGCCCCTGTCCTACTATGAGGCTGCAGTCCGGGCGGGGCGCCTGCACCTCAACGAGGAGCCGGTACAGGACCTCAGCATTATGCTCAAGGTAAATGGGGCCTTCCCAAAGCGGAAAGGGGGCAGGGGTCTTTTCATAGTTAACAGGGCATAGGTACTGAAGTAAAATCAAGGTGATTCTGAAGCATTTTCGCTTTTACTTTAGCCCACTCCTCTTATCCCATCCCCGCAAAAGTAGTGTCTGCTTCAAAACTCAACCCACGCATCCGCTTCATCCAGGCGGCTTCCTTGTTTCCAGGGGACAGAagttggaattctttttttttttttaagattttatttatttattaatgaaaaatagagcggcagagacacaggcagagggagaagcaggctccatgcagggagcccgacatgggactggatcccgggtctcgagaatcaggccccgggctgaaggcggcgctaaaccgctgagctaccagggctgcccagaagttGGAATTCTTAAGGCTCCTTTTGTGCACTGCCTTGTGGCACTGGCACTGATCGCTATGTTGCATTGTAGGTCTCTGTACAAATAGGAATAATAGAGCTTGTCATTTATGTCTCCTTGCTGTGTGCTGGCACAAAGGTAAGCATTTTATGTACTTAACATTAAATTCTAATGACAGCCTTGTGGGGTAAGTATTGCCACCTCATTTTACCTGTGAGGAAACAAAACTAAGGTAAACTTAAGAGAAGTAAGGCAATGATGTCAcctccaaagcctgtgttcttgTAACTAATACTTTATTTATCACAGAGCCTGATATGATAGAATTGTGAAATGTTAGGTATAGAAACTAGAATTGTCTAGCACAATGCTTTGACCCTTTAAAATTCTGTCACAGTTAAGAGTTACTAACTGTGACAGACTAACACTTTGTTGTGACGGGAGACAAGATGATTTCAGCATTTGGCAAATGAGTGGTTTGAATTCCCTCTAACATCCCTGTTTTGAGAAGTACAGGTCTGGCCTAATCCACatgttttacagaagaggaagctgaggctcagagaagttaagtggcATACAGTGAGCCTGTGGTGAATCCAAATCTAGAGACCAGCTGTCTGTCTTACAGCTTGGTATTGTTTGTTCAAGGTCACAATAAGTGATGATTTTATGGAGGTTTTTCCTGTCCATTTTAGCATgaacaaggagagggagaaggagattcttgctgagcagggagcccaatgtgaggctcaatcccaggaccctgggatcacaacccgagctgaaggcttatggttaaccaactgtgctacccagatACCCAAAACTTTACccttaaaatataactttattgtagagaaaatacaaataaaaccaaaaaacatccATAATCCCACCACCCAGAAATATCACCAAAACATTTTTGTGTATATCCTCCTAGTACTTTTTCAATACCTGCTCTTTgcctgtgtgtctatttttataaaatatgaatatttttataaaatatgaatataatatggACACTGCATTTTCTGCTTAAAGATGTACTATGACCATTCTGTATCAATAAGGAACAGGAAGTTGTATGAAGTTAATTACAGGTTGCTGGCCTCCGGGCTGATGAGTTGCCTATGTCATTTGCAGGACAATGACTTCTTGCGGAACAGAGTGCACAGGCATGAGCCACCAGTCACAGCAGAGCCTGTCCGCCTGCTAGCTGAGAATGAGGATGTGGTGGTTGTAGACAAGCCTTCTTCCATTCCTGTCCATCCTTGTGGCCGCTTCCGACACAACACTGTCATCTTCATCCTGGGCAAGGAGCACCAACTCAAGGAGCTACACCCATTGCATCGGCTTGACCGCCTTACCTCGGGGGTACTCATGTTTGCCAAGACAGCGGCTGTCTCAGAGAGAATTCATGAGCAAGTTCGGGACCGGCAGGTGAGCTGGGCTTTTGTCTCCTGCATGGCAATTCCTGGGCTCACAAATGCTTTATATCAAAAGTGTGTCACTGAGTTCTGTTGAAGTGGGCCTTCATGTTATCTGGCCAAGCTTCCTATCCTCAGGAAGGTCAACACTGAAAACACCAAGGACAGGTTATTTTCTCTTATGCTTCGAAAGATCTTTAGAGATGGCCTTTACACTGCCTCTCTTGGTAGTTTGCTGTTTTGAAGTTTTATGTGCTGACAGGCTGgaacccctgggtagctcagcgattgagggtctgcctttggctcagggtatgatcctgggagctggggattgagtcccacatcgggttccctgtgggtggggagcatgcttctccctctgcctgtgccccttatgataaaataaatacaatcttaaaaaaataataataataaagtgctGACAGGCTGACCaaggtgttttttggttttgtttgttttttttatgaccaagttttttaagtttatggGGACAGACTACTTAGTAGAAAGATTCTGGATGAAGTTGGAAGAGGCTTGGGTAGAAGGTTAAATGGTAGTACTATCGTCTTGACACTTGTAATTCTGGATCTGATTGTGATACATTTAGTGAGTGTTTACTTTCTGCCAGGCTCAGTACCAAGTACATTAGAGTCTAACTTATGGAATCCTTATAATAGTCCTGTGAAGTAAACGCTTTTCTAATTTTAACATTTGCTAGACAAGTTAATGGAATTTAAAGAGGCTTAGTATTGTACCCAGAATCATGAAATTGGCAAATGGTGGAGCTAGGGTTTGAAtcctcttccatcttttttttttttttaaagattttatttacttattcatgagagacacagagagagagagattggcagagacccaggcagagggagaagcaggctccatgcagggaccctgatgtgggacttgatcctgggattccaggatcacgccctgagccgaaggcagacgctcaaccactgagccactcaggtgtcccgaaTCCTCTTCCATCTGATACTGATGCATTTCTTATCATTATATTGGATAATGAGTTTAGGCTTTGTGCTGACTTCCTCCCTTTACTCTCCTTTGTAGCTGGAGAAGGAGTATGTGTGCCGGGTTGAGGGGGAGTTCCCCACGGAGGAAGTGACCTGCAAGGAGCCCATCTTGGTGGTATCTTACAAGGTAGGAGTGTGCCGTGTAGATACTCGGGGCAAGCCCTGTGAGACAGTGTTCCAGAGACTAAGCTACAATGGCCACTCCAGTGTGGTGAGATGCCGGCCTCTCACGGGCCGCACTCACCAGATCCGAGTTCACCTCCAGTTTCTGGGCCACCCCATCCTCAATGACCCCATCTACAACTCAGTTGCCTGGGGCCCCTCCCGGGGACGAGGTGGCCACATTCCCAAGACAGATGAGGAACTGCTTCGGGACCTTGTGGCAGAGCACCAAGCCAAACAGAGTCTGGATGTGCTAGATCTCTGTGAGGGCGATCTGCCCCCAGGACTCATAGACTCTACAGCTCCCTCCTCAGAGGTGGGCAAGGACCACATAGAAGAGTTGGCTGCATCTGCCCAGAAGATGGATGGAGCAGTTGAGGCAACCCCTCAGGATCTGGACACAATGACCTTGGCACCAGGGAAGGCAGCTGAAACAGATGTTGTGAATCAAGAGATAGACCCCCTCTGTGCAGAGTGCCGGTTGGTGCGACAAGACCCCTTGCCCCAGGACCTTGTGATGTTCCTGCATGCTCTGTGCTATAAAGGGCCAGGGTTTGAGTACTTTTCACCCATGCCTGCCTGGGCACAGGATGATTGGCAAGAAGACTGAGGACTATGGCCAATGGAGCAATTGCTTCTTGAAGTGGAAAAGGAATGGGCCATGGAGTAGGATCTGACCTTGTGGGCTAGTACTCAGGGTTTCTATAGGAGTGAGGTTCTTAAAGGATCTGCTTATACTTGCtacctccttctttcctctccctctagcTAGAGTTAGGGAACATATTGGtttgtaaatatatcttttttctgaCACCTTGTGTATCtggttttcttaccttttttaaaaaaaattgaggtaaaattcatatAATGTACAATGAAGATACACAGTTTAGTGACATCTATTGTATTCACAAAATTGTGCAAGCATCGCCTCTTatctagtttcaaaacatttccatcatccaaAGGGAACTCATACCTATTAAATAGTTACTTCCCATTTCCCCATCCTCCCAGCTCTGGTgaccattaatctactttctgtctgcat of the Canis lupus familiaris isolate Mischka breed German Shepherd chromosome 30, alternate assembly UU_Cfam_GSD_1.0, whole genome shotgun sequence genome contains:
- the RPUSD2 gene encoding RNA pseudouridylate synthase domain-containing protein 2, producing MWLGRHRWFPVLLQGSLTLRRLGPARTWGGCRGQMAETFSTGAEAATELKAPAQQNGDASGDARGERPAGSRKPVGWGVEPAREDGKQTPLSEEQASVAASGPGKRKKRRDATRERVVPPPKKRRAGVSFGDEHFAETSYYFEGGLRKVRPYYFDFQTYCKGRWVGHSLLHVFSTEFRAQPLSYYEAAVRAGRLHLNEEPVQDLSIMLKDNDFLRNRVHRHEPPVTAEPVRLLAENEDVVVVDKPSSIPVHPCGRFRHNTVIFILGKEHQLKELHPLHRLDRLTSGVLMFAKTAAVSERIHEQVRDRQLEKEYVCRVEGEFPTEEVTCKEPILVVSYKVGVCRVDTRGKPCETVFQRLSYNGHSSVVRCRPLTGRTHQIRVHLQFLGHPILNDPIYNSVAWGPSRGRGGHIPKTDEELLRDLVAEHQAKQSLDVLDLCEGDLPPGLIDSTAPSSEVGKDHIEELAASAQKMDGAVEATPQDLDTMTLAPGKAAETDVVNQEIDPLCAECRLVRQDPLPQDLVMFLHALCYKGPGFEYFSPMPAWAQDDWQED